The Plasmodium knowlesi strain H genome assembly, chromosome: 14 genome has a segment encoding these proteins:
- a CDS encoding hydroxymethyldihydropterin pyrophosphokinase-dihydropteroate synthase, putative, with product MEDSNRWNSTPRNIAVLNFGTNDKQNCVTILETALYLTEKYLGKIINSSYIYETVPEYIVLDEAKKIGKVREEQAPNKISWIKDLIENVEKSRYEESEDLIYECKELEMFLKNEKINESIIKEVNVKDYENETRKIIKQNDEIMKTNLEKCKDKYYTSYFFNLAVVIRTFVEDPLTMLVILKYIEQIMKRRESKKCQGEIFENRIIDIDILFFNNYTIFEKSIELKKNDIHNIIKKYIHIDHTSDQNRLEIIQNLSDKIEFLCIPHVYTKYRYSILLCLNDIIPEYKHNTFDETIRSTYKNYINKFEYKYQINIRENNRKLYVLKDKVSYLKEKTHIVGILNVNYDSFSDGGLFVDPVKAVDRIFEMTNDGATVIDIGGESSAPYVVPNPNVTERDLVIPVLKLFKEKWHAFEHEVVNNAEGCAIMDDNKKNAQRDTEGATILQKVRDAKPTISIDTVNYDLFKECVEDDLVDILNDISACTHNPDIIKLLKRKNKFYTVVLMHKRGNPHTMDKLTNYDNLINDIKKYLEDRLNFLVLNGIPRYRILFDVGLGFAKKHDQSIKLLQNIHVYDEYPLFLGYSRKRFIVHCMGKNSASNGGLELTKGKSDVPNGKSELANGKSELANGKSELANGKSELANGKSELANGKSELANGKSELANGKSELANGKSELANGKFELANGHSKLANGNASQLWNFKMNHMRQDKDQLLYQKNICGGLAIASYSYYKKVDLIRVHDVLETKAVLDVLASIHES from the exons ATGGAGGATTCCAACAGGTGGAACAGTACCCCAAGGAATATAGCCGTTTTAAACTTCGGCACCAATGACAAACAGAATTGCGTAACAATTTTAGAAACAGCGCTATATCTGACGGAGAAGTATCTTG GGAAAATTATCAACAGTTCTTACATTTACGAAACTGTTCCGGAATACATCGTCCTGGATGAAGCAAAGAAAATTGGAAAGGTAAGAGAGGAGCAGGCCccaaataaaatttcttGGATAAAGGATTTGATCGAGAATGTAGAAAAATCCAGATACGAAGAAAGTGAAGATTTAATTTATGAGTGCAAAGAACTggaaatgtttttaaaaaatgaaaaaataaatgaaagcATTATCAAGGAAGTGAATGTGAAGGATtacgaaaatgaaacaagaaaaataatcaaacagaatgatgaaataatgaagacaaatttagaaaaatgtaaagatAAATATTACAccagttatttttttaacttagCAGTTGTAATTCGGACCTTTGTTGAAGACCCCCTTACCATGCTCGTAATTTTAAAGTACATAGAGCAAATcatgaaaagaagggaaagcaAAAAGTGTCAGGGAGAAATATTTGAAAATCGCATAATAGACATTgacatattattttttaacaattacacaatttttgagaaaagcatagaattaaaaaaaaatgacatacataatataatcaaaaaatatattcacataGATCATACTAGTGATCAGAACCGCCTGGAAATTATTCAAAATTTAAGCGACAAAATCGAATTCTTATGTATCCCTCATGTGTACACAAAATATAGGTATAGTATCCTCCTCTGCTTAAATGATATCATTCCCGAGTATAAGCACAACACATTTGATGAAACCATTCGCTCAAcctataaaaattatattaacaAATTTGAATATAAGTATCAAATTAATATAAGGGAAAATAATAGGAAGCTATATGTCTTGAAAGATAAAGTATCATacttaaaggagaaaactcATATAGTGGGCATTTTGAATGTTAACTACGATTCCTTTTCTGATGGTGGCTTGTTTGTTGATCCTGTGAAAGCTGTGGACAGGATATTCGAAATGACGAATGATGGGGCCACCGTGATTGACATCGGAGGTGAATCATCCGCTCCTTATGTGGTCCCGAATCCTAATGTCACTGAACGCGATTTGGTCATCCCCGTGTTGAAGCTATTTAAAGAGAAGTGGCATGCTTTTGAACACGAGGTCGTCAATAATGCGGAGGGCTGCGCTATAATGGACGATAACAAGAAAAACGCCCAGCGAGATACAGAGGGGGCTACCATCCTACAAAAAGTGAGAGACGCAAAACCGACCATAAGTATTGACACTGTGAATTATGATCTGTTCAAAGAATGCGTGGAAGACGATTTGGTGGATATCCTAAACGATATCAGTGCGTGTACACACAACCCAGatattataaaattattaaaaaggaaaaataaattttatacTGTCGTTTTAATGCACAAGAGGGGAAATCCACACACCATGGATAAGTTAACAAATTACGATAACCTTATAAATGACATTAAAAAGTATTTAGAAGATCGGTTAAATTTCCTCGTTCTCAATGGGATACCACGTTACCGAATTCTCTTTGATGTTGGATTAGGCTTTGCCAAAAAACACGACCAATCTATTAAGCTCTTGCAGAATATTCACGTTTATGATGAGTACCCGCTGTTTCTTGGATACTCGAGGAAGCGATTTATTGTCCACtgcatgggaaaaaatagcgCTAGCAATGGGGGCCTAGAACTGACTAAAGGGAAATCCGACGTGCCCAACGGGAAGTCTGAACTGGCTAATGGGAAGTCTGAACTGGCTAATGGGAAGTCTGAACTGGCTAATGGGAAGTCTGAACTGGCTAATGGGAAGTCTGAACTGGCTAATGGGAAGTCTGAACTGGCTAATGGGAAATCTGAACTGGCTAATGGGAAATCTGAACTGGCTAATGGGAAGTCTGAACTGGCTAATGGGAAGTTCGAACTGGCTAATGGGCACTCCAAACTGGCGAATGGTAACGCATCACAACTGTGGAATTTCAAAATGAACCATATGCGTCAGGACAAGGATCAGCTTTTGTAccagaaaaatatttgcg GCGGATTGGCCATTGCTTCCTACAGCTATTACAAGAAGGTGGATCTTATCAGAGTTCACGACGTGTTAGAAACGAAGGCAGTTCTGGATGTGCTTGCAAGCATACATGAATCTTAG